CCTAAGAGAAAAACAGCAAACCATCTTGAAAAAACACTCCTTATATGCACAATATGAAGCCATTCAAGACTTGTTAAAAGAAGAAATTATCTCAAATGAAGTGGCAAATAAAGAACAAGAACACATTACAAATGAACTTGTGAAATTAGAGGATCATCATTAGAAAACAGAGGGACGGTTCTTCTGCTTCCGCAGGAAGCAAGAGAACCGTCCCTGCGCTTCCAAAGCATAACATTTGATAGTAGCAAGCTGTGACATTACAATATGTCATGTGAAAAACATTATCAAGATTAATGTAATTAATATAATAGGAGGACGATTTCACCATGAGTAAAGATGCAAAAAAACAAGAAATCCTAGATGCGTTTCATTTTCGCCATGCAACCAAGGTATTCGATCCAGCAAAGAAAATTTCAGATGAGGATTTTACATTCATTTTAGAAACCGGTCGTTTGTCTCCAAGTTCGGTAGGGTATGAACCGTGGAAATTCCTTGTTGTGCAAAATGAAACATTTCGTGAAAAGCTAAAAGAGGTATCTTGGGGCGCACAAGGACAGTTGCCGACTGCAAGCCATTTTGTGTTGATTCTCGCACGTACTGATGCAAGATACGATTCAGAGTATGTGCAAAACTTGCAGAAGAATGTGAAGCAAATGCCTGAAGATTTACTGGAGACGTTGAAGTCTAGATACAGAAGCTTTCAAGAGAACGATTTACATTTGTTTGAAAGTGATCGGGCATTATTTGATTGGGCAAGTAAACAAACATACATTGCACTTGGCAATATGATGACAGCTGCTGCACAAATTGGAATTGATTCTTGTCCGATGGAAGGTTTCAGCTACGACAAAGTAAATGAGTTGTTGGAGAAGGAAGGCTATCTTGAAGGTGGCAAATTTGCCATATCTTCCATGGTTGCCTTTGGCTATCGCGCAGAGGATCCAGTGAGGCCGAAAACTAGGCGTGCAATCGAAGAAGTCGTACAATGGATTAACTAGCAAACAGAGGGACGGTTCTTCTGCTTCCAAAGGAAGCAAGAGAACCGTCCCTTTGCTTCCTCATTTCAGCCCTCTAAAACTATTCATCGGAAGTCCATCATACAGATCTTTATATGGACAAAATGGAGTAATTGTACTGGTATCAATCGTATTTTCATCAAATACCAACGCGTGATTTTCCCAAAAAAGCAAAGATTCGATGAGTTCTCGTTTTGTACGAATCGTAGGATCTTCAGGTTCTTTATGAGCCCCATTGCCGGGAAACATCGTGACGAATAAGTATTGGTTGTTGTTATTTCTGGTTTTGTTAAGGATTACCACAAAGGAATTGGTTATAGTACCCTTTGTATTTTTAACAAATCTAGTATAGATCTTTCTCTCTTTGCGCTTAGCGTACACAATCTCTGACTGTTCATCTGTATTTATTAATGATGTAGTTCCAATTGGTTCAGGTGCAGTTATAATGAGCTTCTCAGATTGTTTTGAAAGGTTATTAAAATAGCCTTCTTCCTCAAACTTCGTTAGCAACTCTTGCCAATCAAAAAAGAAATCATTCTGATGAACTTCCATATGTATTTTACTTCTAGTAGAAATAATGATTTTCTTTGTCATGACGTAGACCTCTTTTACTTTCGAAACGAGTATTTATAGTTAGTTATTAGTTTCTTTCGGATATTACTATTTATACAGTTAATAGCGGGTAGAAAGAACAAAATCAGAAAACCGAAACTATTAGCAATGGTGAAGTACTTCAACTTGACTTCAATTGTTTCCCTAACGTGATGATTTAATTTAAGAAACGATAAAACACTTACAAATGTTGATTTATAAATTATTTGTGGGTGTTTTTTCATTTGAGGGAAAAAAGGTTTAAAAAGGTAGGTTTTGAATTCGTTTTACACTTATTTTATACAGGGTTTACTTATAAAGCTAGGTTATTCTAGGGGGGATATAAGTAGTTTTAGATAAAATTGATCACTATTAAAACCGCCCCGAAAGTCAATTTTCTTGACAAGGGCTAATATTATTCAGATAATTTAATACGTTGGAATTTTTCGGACAATATGTATGAAAGTGGTTTAATTTCAGAGGATTTTTTACTTACTATATAAATAAAGGAGGGCAATAACATCGATATTTTAAAGCGAAACGATGTGAATATAACAGGATTTGGCGATAAGGCCATCATCTTCGCTCCAGGCTTCGGCTGTGACCAGAGGATGTGGAGATATGTCACTCCGGCTTTTGAAAGTAATTACCGAATTATTACCTTCGATTACGTAGGCGCAGGTAAGACTGACCTTCAATTCTACGACCCTACAAAATACAGCAGGCTAAATGGTTATGCCAGGGACGTTTTAGATGTTCTTGATGCTCTCCAATTACGAGATGTGATTTTCGTAGGGCACTCCGTCAGCAGTATGATTGGACTAATTGCTTCTATACATAATCCCAAGTACTTTGAACGTTTAATTATGATCGGACCTTCCCCGTGTTATCTTAATGACCTTCCTGACTACGCTGGCGGTTTTGACTTGATCGCTCTCGAAGGTCTTATTGAATTGATGGAAAAAAATTATATCCACTGGGCAAACCAATTTGCCCCTATTATCATGAAAAATACG
This genomic stretch from Bacillus sp. BGMRC 2118 harbors:
- a CDS encoding NAD(P)H-dependent oxidoreductase, which gives rise to MSKDAKKQEILDAFHFRHATKVFDPAKKISDEDFTFILETGRLSPSSVGYEPWKFLVVQNETFREKLKEVSWGAQGQLPTASHFVLILARTDARYDSEYVQNLQKNVKQMPEDLLETLKSRYRSFQENDLHLFESDRALFDWASKQTYIALGNMMTAAAQIGIDSCPMEGFSYDKVNELLEKEGYLEGGKFAISSMVAFGYRAEDPVRPKTRRAIEEVVQWIN
- a CDS encoding alpha/beta hydrolase — protein: MKEGNNIDILKRNDVNITGFGDKAIIFAPGFGCDQRMWRYVTPAFESNYRIITFDYVGAGKTDLQFYDPTKYSRLNGYARDVLDVLDALQLRDVIFVGHSVSSMIGLIASIHNPKYFERLIMIGPSPCYLNDLPDYAGGFDLIALEGLIELMEKNYIHWANQFAPIIMKNTDRPELAEELEESFCSTDPIIAGNFARATFFSDNREDLSKATVPSLVLQCADDAIAPRQVGEYIHRHVPGSEIRFMEATGHCPHMSHPEETVTLINDYLTRLHG